Proteins co-encoded in one Nitrospirota bacterium genomic window:
- a CDS encoding PIN domain-containing protein has protein sequence MKKTRLYIDTSVFGGYFDIEDPERVNTAENLIKLIKDGLYEGFISFLTLEEILKAPYEIQGNLKNTIAETGLKILEETEECIELSDAYINDGIIPVKYRNDARHIAIGVYHEVDFIVSWNYRHMVNITVRRLINSTNLKMGYSPIEIISPEEVVGYGEVEI, from the coding sequence ATGAAAAAGACAAGACTATATATAGATACCTCAGTCTTTGGTGGATACTTTGATATAGAAGACCCAGAAAGAGTAAATACAGCAGAGAATCTCATCAAATTAATCAAAGACGGGCTTTATGAGGGATTTATTTCCTTTCTAACCTTAGAAGAGATTCTAAAGGCCCCTTACGAAATACAGGGAAATTTAAAGAACACAATTGCTGAGACTGGATTAAAAATACTTGAGGAGACTGAGGAATGTATTGAGTTATCAGATGCCTATATAAACGATGGAATTATTCCAGTAAAGTATCGCAATGATGCCAGACATATTGCAATTGGTGTATATCACGAAGTAGATTTTATTGTTTCGTGGAATTATAGACATATGGTGAACATAACTGTGCGAAGATTAATTAACAGTACAAATTTAAAGATGGGTTATAGTCCTATCGAGATCATATCACCAGAGGAGGTAGTAGGATATGGAGAAGTGGAGATATAA